One genomic segment of Hypomesus transpacificus isolate Combined female chromosome 5, fHypTra1, whole genome shotgun sequence includes these proteins:
- the si:dkey-17o15.2 gene encoding UAP56-interacting factor, with translation MDDSSTATPTTDNPPNSDNPDPEPMESLESANSDKIDLSLDDIIKLNRKEQRVNRAASKASNKPNVLRKLDNPGHQQRFPVRQGQSQQGAYRSKYMGASPRWFYKVKPFNIKKAAIGAKGVSPLNRRPMNTKATVQFGQRKPFFKGVFYQRNRSLTAAQRRPAHAPREQGHPPFQPKQRRGSARPFVLNRGFSAMQASEKLERYQRARSWRKAPSTGCTLTVSLPNAKASPEPGTKAKQTMDRSISTGGETSSPKGIPLRFNLRATINQTGVTLNDRFTGMRILPPPGQGPQRGGSRGRGRGRGLGRTVVLQ, from the exons ATGGACGACTCTTCCACCGCCACCCCAACTACTGACAACCCACCGAACAGCGACAACCCGGACCCGGAGCCCATGGAGTCGCTGGAGTCTGCCAACTCGGATAAAATAGACTTGTCATTGG ATGACATCATCAAACTGAACAGGAAAGAGCAGAGAGTGAACAGGGCTGCCAGCAAGGCCTCAAACAAGCCCAACGTCCTGAGGAAACTAGACAACCCAGGACACCAGCAAAGATTCCCTGTCAGACAAGGCCAAAGTCAGCAAG GCGCCTACAGATCAAAGTACATGGGAGCCTCCCCTCGCTGGTTTTACAAAGTAAAGCCATTCAACATTAAAAAGGCTGCCATTGGAGCTAAAGGAGTGAGTCCTTTAAACAGGCGTCCTATGAACACAAAG GCTACGGTTCAATTCGGACAACGCAAACCTTTCTTCAAGGGAGTGTTTTATCAGCGAAACAGAAGTCTTACAGCAGCACAGAGAAG GCCTGCCCATGCACCCAGAGAGCAGGGACACCCACCATTCCAGCCAAAACAGAGACGAGGAAGTGCCCGGCCGTTTGTGCTCAACAGAGGG TTCTCTGCCATGCAAGCCAGTGAGAAACTGGAAAGGTACCAAAGAGCTAGGAG TTGGCGAAAGGCGCCCTCTACTGGCTGTACCTTAACAGTGTCCCTTCCAAACGCTAAAGCCAGCCCAGAGCCTGG CACCAAGGCCAAGCAGACTATGGACCGTTCTATTTCTACAGGTGGTGAAACTTCCTCTCCCAAAGGCATTCCCCTTAGATTTAATCTGAGGGCCACAATCAATCAG ACAGGAGTGACTCTCAACGACCGCTTCACTGGCATGAGGATCCTTCCACCTCCAGGACAGGGTCCCCAGagagggggcagcaggggaagaggaagaggccgGGGACTAGGACGGACTGTTGTCTTACAGTGA
- the zgc:163098 gene encoding U2 snRNP-associated SURP motif-containing protein isoform X1, whose product MAEKKGKPVSVKRSLTKKEQEDHKKKEQEKAAEVFEEFLASFDTNDKSGVKTFVRGGIVNATKEEEAAEVKKNKLYRPSTKFVPQNVSPVQSDFRRPNTKKRTEEKKKSNLELFKEELKQIQEEREERYKRKKNEPGGGYGDVELPLSRRSIFDDDPAVPNTTNLYIGCINPKMNEEMLCKEFGKYGPLASVKIMWPRTDEERTRVTNRGFVAFMTRKDAERALAALDGKTVMGFEMKLGWGKAVRIPPQPLYTPIGVLKMATPPPPSGLPFNAQPRDRFRNDFTKPWGRSKEEFDKTLSEAVVKVVIPTERNLLGLIHRMIEFVVREGPMFEAIIMSKEKNSPDFRFLFDNKSQDHVYYRWKLYSILQGESPSEWRTTDFRMFRGGSIWRPPLLNPYLHGDEEGAEEDEAASQEEEELKKGQLKAEHRERLETLLRGLSPRREEVGDAMLFCLERAEAAEEVVGCIAESLSLLQTPLQKKIARLYLVSDILYNSCAKVSNASYYRKFFETKLPQIFGDISEAYRNIQARLQAEQFKQKIMCCFRAWEDWAIYPESYLIQLQNIFLGLVKAGEEVIVRPEVESPDLDGAPLDGLALDGAPLDGAPLDDLDGCPLGWDPSSLDGVPVDDIDGVPLGVPIDGVPLGVPIDDIDGMPLDDSRNALHSKVALSKWERVEDAEALPLAKTESKWDNVGERDSGDERNASGNTKDGDRDSEEDSSDDSSSPSKYDSVDFKSSLSSFQMSESKRSRLRELEVKVMKFQDELESGKRPKKSGNLHQQVAQYRNKLLQKEFDKDDQEKKERSAQKSKERSKKEERRDKVEDSGKGRDRETRRRSQDRDRSRGRSKDSEERTQKYRSDSPSKTKSKSPKRSKRSRSPSPARKVWRSSSRSPHRSHKKTKKNKH is encoded by the exons ATGGCAGAGAAAAAAGGGAAACCTGTCAGTGTCAAAAGAAGTTTAACAAAGAAAGAACAAGAAGATCACAAGAAAAAG GAACAAGAAAAAGCAGCTGAAGTTTTTGAAGAATTTTTAGCATCGTTTGACACTAATGACAAGAGTGGGGTGAAAACCTTTGTTCGTGGAGGAATCGTGAATGCTACTAAAG aaGAAGAAGCAGCAGAGGTGAAGAAGAACAAGCTTTACAGACCGTCCACCAAGTTTGTGCCACAGAATGTCTCACCTGTGCAATCTGATTTCCGAAGGCCT AATACTAaaaagaggacagaggagaagaaaaagagcAACCTTGAACTTTTTAAAGAAGAACTTAAACA AATACAAGAAGAGCGTGAAGAAAGGTACAAACGAAAGAAAAATGAACCCGGAGGTGGATATGGAGATGTGGAGCTACCTTTATCACGTCGATCAA TATTTGATGACGACCCAGCGGTGCCAAACACAACCAACCTGTACATTGGCTGCATTAATCCAAAG ATGAATGAGGAGATGCTTTGCAAAGAGTTTGGCAAGTACGGCCCCCTGGCGAGCGTAAAGATCATGTGGCCTCGAACGGACGAGGAGCGCACCAGAGTCACCAACAGAGGCTTCGTGGCCTTCATGACCAGGAAAGATGCAGAGCGAGCTCTGGCTGCACTCGACG GTAAAACAGTTATGGGTTTCGAAATGAAACTGGGATGGGGGAAAGCGGTTCGcatccctccccagcctctctacaCGCCCATAGGGGTTCTCAAAatggccactcctccacccccttctgGTCTGCCCTTTAATGCTCAGCCCCGAGATCGCTTCCGTAACGACTTCACCAAGCCCTGGGGCAGGTCAAAGGAGGAGTTTGACAAG ACTCTGTCCGAAGCCGTAGTCAAAGTGGTTATCCCAACAGAAAG GAATCtgttgggcctcattcaccggATGATAGAGTTTGTGGTGCGTGAGGGACCAATGTTTGAAGCCATTATCATGAGCAAAGAGAAGAATAGCCCTGACTTCCG CTTCCTGTTTGACAACAAGAGCCAAGATCACGTGTACTACCGCTGGAAACTGTACTCCATTCTCCAG GGCGAGTCTCCCAGCGAGTGGAGGACCACGGACTTCCGCATGTTCCGGGGGGGCTCCATCTGGAGGCCCCCCCTGCTGAACCCCTATCTCCACGGAGacgaggagggggcggaggaggacgaggccgcgtcccaggaagaggaggagctgaagaagggCCAGCTGAAGGCTGA acacagagagaggctggagacccTGCTGAGAGGACTCAGCCCTCGGAGGGAAGAGGTTGGCGACGCCATGCTGTTCTGCCTGGAGAGGGCGGAGGCTGCAGAGGAGGTGGTGGGCTGTATCGCTGAATCACTGTCTCTTCTCCAAACGCCCTTACAGAAGAAG ATTGCCAGATTATATCTGGTGTCAGACATCTTATACAACTCCTGTGCCAAGGTTTCCAATGCCTCCTATTATCGCAAATT CTTTGAGACAAAGCTGCCACAGATATTCGGGGACATTAGTGAAGCCTACAGGAACATCCAAGCCAGACTGCAAGCTGAACAGTTCAAG CAAAAGATCATGTGCTGCTTCAGGGCCTGGGAAGACTGGGCCATCTACCCCGAGTCCTACCTGATCCAGCTGCAGAACATCTTCCTGGGTCTGGTGAAAGCCGGAGAGGAGGTGATCGTCAGACCAGAG gtggaGTCTCCTGACCTGGACGGAGCTCCGTTGGACGGGCTGGCGCTAGACGGAGCGCCCCTGGATGGAGCCCCCCTGGATGACCTGGACGGCTGCCCCCTGGGCTGGgacccctcctccctggacGGGGTTCCTGTGGACGACATAGACGGGGTGCCCCTGGGGGTCCCCATAGACGGGGTGCCCCTGGGGGTCCCCATAGATGACATTGATGGAATGCCTC TGGACGACAGCAGAAACGCCCTTCACTCCAAGGTGGCTCTGTCTAagtgggagagggtggaggatgcTGAAGCTCTGCCCCTAG ccaaGACTGAGTCGAAATGGGACAACGTGGGCGAGCGAGACTCCGGGGATGAGAGGAACGCAAG TGGCAACACCAAGGATGGGGACAGGGATTCAGAGGAGGACAGCAGTGACGACTCGTCCAGTCCATCCAAGTACGACAGCGTCGACTTCAAGAGCTCGCTGAGCAGCTTCCAGATGTCCGAGAGCAAGAGGAGCCGACTGCGGGAGCTGGAG GTGAAGGTTATGAAGTTCCAAGATGAGCTGGAGTCAGGGAAGAGACCCAAGAAGTCTGGCAACTTGCACCAACAGGTGGCCCAGTACAGGAACAAGCTGCTGCAGAAG GAGTTTGACAAGGACGAccaggagaagaaagaaaggtCGGCACAGAAGTCTAAAGAACGCTCCAAGAAGGAGGAGCGGAGGGACAAGGTGGAGGACAGCGGTAAAGgacgagacagagagactcgCAGAAGAAGTCAAGACCGGGACAGAAGCAGGGGGCGGAGTAAAGACTCGGAGGAGCGGACCCAGAAGTACAGAAGCGACTCCCCCTCCAA AACAAAGTCCAAGTCACCCAAAAGGTCAAAGAGGTCACGGTCGCCCTCGCCTGCCAGGAAGGTGTGGAGGTCGAGCTCCCGCTCGCCGCACCGCTCCCAcaaaaagacaaagaagaaCAAACACTGA
- the zgc:163098 gene encoding U2 snRNP-associated SURP motif-containing protein isoform X2, with protein sequence MLSPEIASVTTSPSPGAGQRRSLTRNLLGLIHRMIEFVVREGPMFEAIIMSKEKNSPDFRFLFDNKSQDHVYYRWKLYSILQGESPSEWRTTDFRMFRGGSIWRPPLLNPYLHGDEEGAEEDEAASQEEEELKKGQLKAEHRERLETLLRGLSPRREEVGDAMLFCLERAEAAEEVVGCIAESLSLLQTPLQKKIARLYLVSDILYNSCAKVSNASYYRKFFETKLPQIFGDISEAYRNIQARLQAEQFKQKIMCCFRAWEDWAIYPESYLIQLQNIFLGLVKAGEEVIVRPEVESPDLDGAPLDGLALDGAPLDGAPLDDLDGCPLGWDPSSLDGVPVDDIDGVPLGVPIDGVPLGVPIDDIDGMPLDDSRNALHSKVALSKWERVEDAEALPLAKTESKWDNVGERDSGDERNASGNTKDGDRDSEEDSSDDSSSPSKYDSVDFKSSLSSFQMSESKRSRLRELEVKVMKFQDELESGKRPKKSGNLHQQVAQYRNKLLQKEFDKDDQEKKERSAQKSKERSKKEERRDKVEDSGKGRDRETRRRSQDRDRSRGRSKDSEERTQKYRSDSPSKTKSKSPKRSKRSRSPSPARKVWRSSSRSPHRSHKKTKKNKH encoded by the exons ATGCTCAGCCCCGAGATCGCTTCCGTAACGACTTCACCAAGCCCTGGGGCAGGTCAAAGGAGGAGTTTGACAAG GAATCtgttgggcctcattcaccggATGATAGAGTTTGTGGTGCGTGAGGGACCAATGTTTGAAGCCATTATCATGAGCAAAGAGAAGAATAGCCCTGACTTCCG CTTCCTGTTTGACAACAAGAGCCAAGATCACGTGTACTACCGCTGGAAACTGTACTCCATTCTCCAG GGCGAGTCTCCCAGCGAGTGGAGGACCACGGACTTCCGCATGTTCCGGGGGGGCTCCATCTGGAGGCCCCCCCTGCTGAACCCCTATCTCCACGGAGacgaggagggggcggaggaggacgaggccgcgtcccaggaagaggaggagctgaagaagggCCAGCTGAAGGCTGA acacagagagaggctggagacccTGCTGAGAGGACTCAGCCCTCGGAGGGAAGAGGTTGGCGACGCCATGCTGTTCTGCCTGGAGAGGGCGGAGGCTGCAGAGGAGGTGGTGGGCTGTATCGCTGAATCACTGTCTCTTCTCCAAACGCCCTTACAGAAGAAG ATTGCCAGATTATATCTGGTGTCAGACATCTTATACAACTCCTGTGCCAAGGTTTCCAATGCCTCCTATTATCGCAAATT CTTTGAGACAAAGCTGCCACAGATATTCGGGGACATTAGTGAAGCCTACAGGAACATCCAAGCCAGACTGCAAGCTGAACAGTTCAAG CAAAAGATCATGTGCTGCTTCAGGGCCTGGGAAGACTGGGCCATCTACCCCGAGTCCTACCTGATCCAGCTGCAGAACATCTTCCTGGGTCTGGTGAAAGCCGGAGAGGAGGTGATCGTCAGACCAGAG gtggaGTCTCCTGACCTGGACGGAGCTCCGTTGGACGGGCTGGCGCTAGACGGAGCGCCCCTGGATGGAGCCCCCCTGGATGACCTGGACGGCTGCCCCCTGGGCTGGgacccctcctccctggacGGGGTTCCTGTGGACGACATAGACGGGGTGCCCCTGGGGGTCCCCATAGACGGGGTGCCCCTGGGGGTCCCCATAGATGACATTGATGGAATGCCTC TGGACGACAGCAGAAACGCCCTTCACTCCAAGGTGGCTCTGTCTAagtgggagagggtggaggatgcTGAAGCTCTGCCCCTAG ccaaGACTGAGTCGAAATGGGACAACGTGGGCGAGCGAGACTCCGGGGATGAGAGGAACGCAAG TGGCAACACCAAGGATGGGGACAGGGATTCAGAGGAGGACAGCAGTGACGACTCGTCCAGTCCATCCAAGTACGACAGCGTCGACTTCAAGAGCTCGCTGAGCAGCTTCCAGATGTCCGAGAGCAAGAGGAGCCGACTGCGGGAGCTGGAG GTGAAGGTTATGAAGTTCCAAGATGAGCTGGAGTCAGGGAAGAGACCCAAGAAGTCTGGCAACTTGCACCAACAGGTGGCCCAGTACAGGAACAAGCTGCTGCAGAAG GAGTTTGACAAGGACGAccaggagaagaaagaaaggtCGGCACAGAAGTCTAAAGAACGCTCCAAGAAGGAGGAGCGGAGGGACAAGGTGGAGGACAGCGGTAAAGgacgagacagagagactcgCAGAAGAAGTCAAGACCGGGACAGAAGCAGGGGGCGGAGTAAAGACTCGGAGGAGCGGACCCAGAAGTACAGAAGCGACTCCCCCTCCAA AACAAAGTCCAAGTCACCCAAAAGGTCAAAGAGGTCACGGTCGCCCTCGCCTGCCAGGAAGGTGTGGAGGTCGAGCTCCCGCTCGCCGCACCGCTCCCAcaaaaagacaaagaagaaCAAACACTGA